In Nicotiana tabacum cultivar K326 chromosome 11, ASM71507v2, whole genome shotgun sequence, a single window of DNA contains:
- the LOC107786659 gene encoding pentatricopeptide repeat-containing protein At4g18975, chloroplastic: MMSRSARITRLTRQITPLRVDRNFILTCSYNTNVRHSIPNQSDAKTLGFSRDQFGNQAQSALAKNYIGGERKPQVGENVSRKDKISFLVNTLLDLKDSKEAVYGALDAWVAWERNFPIGPLKQVLLKLEKEQQWHRIVQVIKWMLSKGQGNTMGTYEQLIKALDMDHRAKETHEFWKNKIGYDLHSVPWRLCSLMISVYYRNHMLEDLVKLFKGLEAFDRKPPDKSVVQKVADTYELLGLFDEKDRLLEKYKDLFMERRVGSPKRLRGPRSQREGKLAQEN, translated from the coding sequence ATGATGTCAAGATCAGCAAGAATTACAAGGCTCACTAGACAAATTACTCCACTTAGAGTGGACAGAAATTTCATTCTCACTTGCAGTTACAATACAAATGTGCGACATTCAATCCCCAATCAAAGTGATGCAAAGACACTAGGGTTCTCCAGGGATCAATTTGGCAATCAAGCACAGTCTGCCCTTGCAAAAAACTACATTGGAGGCGAACGCAAGCCCCAAGTAGGAGAAAATGTCTCAAGGAAGGACAAGATTAGCTTTCTCGTAAATACACTTCTTGATTTAAAGGATAGTAAGGAAGCTGTATATGGTGCACTTGATGCTTGGGTTGCGTGGGAACGGAATTTCCCCATTGGACCCCTAAAGCAGGTATTGCTCAAACTAGAGAAAGAACAACAGTGGCATAGAATTGTTCAGGTCATTAAGTGGATGTTAAGCAAGGGTCAAGGCAACACAATGGGAACATATGAGCAGTTAATTAAAGCACTAGATATGGATCACAGGGCAAAAGAGACACATGAGTTTTGGAAGAATAAAATTGGTTATGATCTGCATTCTGTGCCCTGGCGGTTGTGTAGCCTTATGATTTCTGTATATTACCGAAATCATATGCTTGAGGATCTTGTTAAGCTATTCAAGGGCTTAGAAGCTTTTGATCGGAAACCCCCTGATAAGTCAGTCGTGCAGAAAGTAGCTGATACATATGAGCTACTAGGCCTTTTTGATGAGAAGGATCGCTTACTAGAAAAGTACAAAGACTTGTTTATGGAGAGAAGGGTTGGAAGTCCCAAGAGATTGAGAGGGCCTCGATCCCAAAGAGAAGGAAAACTAGCGCAGGAAAATTAA